The following coding sequences are from one Aeromicrobium duanguangcaii window:
- a CDS encoding histidine phosphatase family protein — MKPGSTMGRRVILWRHGRTEWNVAGRVQGQTDIALDEVGRQQAAEAAARLASLSPARIVSSDLSRAADTARALSDRTGVPVETDPRLRELAFGAREGLTWRESWERFPTQMQAWADGDETQIEGAETHAQAGARLAAALREYVDELPLGETLVVVAHGAVLRTGILEFLGIPESSWRQFGGLSNCHWSVLEEARYQDWSQWRLSEWNTGSLPEPVMSDDETE; from the coding sequence GTGAAGCCCGGCAGCACGATGGGCCGTCGCGTCATCCTGTGGCGGCACGGCCGCACCGAGTGGAACGTGGCCGGCCGCGTCCAGGGCCAGACCGACATCGCGCTCGACGAGGTCGGCCGCCAGCAGGCCGCCGAGGCCGCCGCGCGGCTGGCCTCGCTGTCGCCTGCGCGGATCGTCAGCTCGGACCTGTCGCGTGCGGCCGACACCGCGCGCGCCCTCAGCGATCGCACGGGTGTGCCGGTCGAGACGGACCCGCGCCTGCGCGAGCTGGCCTTCGGCGCCCGCGAGGGGCTGACGTGGCGTGAGTCGTGGGAGCGGTTCCCGACGCAGATGCAGGCGTGGGCCGACGGCGACGAGACCCAGATCGAGGGCGCCGAGACGCATGCCCAGGCCGGGGCCCGCCTCGCCGCTGCGCTGCGCGAGTACGTCGACGAACTCCCGCTCGGCGAGACGCTCGTCGTCGTCGCGCACGGTGCCGTCCTGCGCACGGGCATCCTGGAGTTCCTCGGCATCCCCGAGTCCTCGTGGCGCCAGTTCGGCGGTCTGTCGAACTGCCACTGGTCGGTGCTGGAGGAGGCGCGGTACCAGGACTGGTCGCAGTGGCGACTGTCCGAATGGAACACCGGATCGCTCCCGGAGCCCGTCATGTCGGACGACGAGACCGAATAG
- a CDS encoding quinone oxidoreductase family protein produces the protein MARYVTYSRTGGPEVLELHEGPDPTPGDGQVVVEIRAAGVNPIDTKLRAGIRPSPPFTEPRRVGFDGSGVIVAVGDGVGGCGVGDEVVVQNTQGTYATHVVADPANLTVKPEGVDFETAAALGVPVSTAYQAVKSLEVEAGDRLLLHGGSGSVGQAAIQFAVSRGATVVATAGERNHDRLRELGATPVTYGDGLLERLREASPEGYTVSLDCAGTQEALEASLELVDRARIGTIVQGAQYHDLGLQAWSGGSPEPLTPEQQAWREEAVPAVLPLIASGEFQVEIGRVLPLEEAAAAHRISESHAVRGKIVLVP, from the coding sequence ATGGCGCGCTATGTGACGTACTCCCGGACCGGCGGACCCGAGGTCCTCGAACTGCACGAGGGGCCCGACCCCACGCCCGGTGACGGGCAGGTGGTCGTCGAGATCCGTGCGGCCGGGGTGAACCCGATCGACACGAAGCTGCGCGCGGGCATCCGGCCCTCGCCGCCGTTCACCGAACCGCGCCGGGTGGGCTTCGACGGCTCCGGGGTCATCGTGGCGGTGGGGGACGGCGTGGGCGGCTGCGGCGTCGGCGACGAGGTCGTCGTGCAGAACACGCAGGGCACGTACGCCACGCACGTCGTGGCCGATCCGGCGAACCTCACGGTCAAGCCCGAGGGCGTCGACTTCGAGACGGCAGCCGCCCTGGGCGTGCCCGTCTCCACCGCGTACCAAGCCGTGAAGTCCCTCGAGGTCGAGGCCGGGGACCGACTGCTGCTGCACGGCGGGTCCGGCAGCGTCGGCCAGGCCGCGATCCAGTTCGCCGTGTCCCGGGGCGCCACGGTCGTGGCGACGGCGGGGGAGCGCAACCACGACCGCCTCCGCGAACTGGGCGCGACGCCCGTGACCTACGGCGACGGTCTGCTGGAGCGACTGCGCGAGGCGTCCCCTGAGGGCTACACCGTCTCGCTCGACTGTGCGGGCACGCAGGAGGCCCTGGAGGCCAGCCTGGAGCTGGTCGACCGCGCGCGGATCGGCACGATCGTGCAGGGCGCGCAGTACCACGACCTCGGGCTGCAGGCGTGGTCCGGCGGCTCGCCCGAGCCGCTCACGCCCGAGCAGCAGGCCTGGCGCGAGGAGGCCGTCCCCGCGGTCCTGCCACTCATCGCCTCGGGCGAGTTCCAGGTCGAGATCGGCCGCGTGCTGCCCCTCGAGGAGGCCGCCGCGGCGCACCGGATCAGCGAGTCCCACGCCGTGCGCGGAAAGATCGTTCTCGTCCCCTGA
- a CDS encoding TetR/AcrR family transcriptional regulator, translating to MPKISAPTVGAHREAQRAALLRAAEDLLKETGLSAVSPRSVSERAGLSRSSFYDYFPSKDDLIVAIAIEAFDRWNQELYDAMKPVDPGLPRLRALIDATMQMTADGDHRVASSLRQAELSPTQFEHLMALHDMLLRPVAEVLAELGVPERFVYLAQGALMSGVQLVQRGVDPAQTADDVFVVLTAGLPEA from the coding sequence ATGCCCAAGATCTCGGCGCCCACCGTCGGCGCGCACCGCGAGGCACAGCGTGCCGCGCTGCTGCGCGCCGCGGAGGACCTGCTGAAGGAGACCGGCCTGTCCGCCGTCAGCCCGCGCAGTGTCAGCGAGCGGGCGGGACTGTCGCGGTCGAGCTTCTACGACTACTTCCCCTCCAAGGACGACCTCATCGTCGCGATCGCGATCGAGGCGTTCGACCGCTGGAACCAGGAGCTGTACGACGCGATGAAGCCGGTGGACCCGGGCCTCCCGCGGCTGCGTGCCCTGATCGACGCGACGATGCAGATGACGGCCGACGGCGATCACCGCGTGGCGAGCTCCCTGCGCCAGGCCGAGCTGTCGCCCACGCAGTTCGAGCACCTGATGGCCCTGCACGACATGCTGCTGCGGCCCGTGGCAGAGGTGCTCGCCGAGCTCGGTGTGCCCGAGCGCTTCGTCTACCTCGCGCAGGGCGCCCTCATGTCGGGCGTCCAGCTGGTCCAGCGCGGTGTCGACCCGGCGCAGACGGCGGACGACGTCTTCGTGGTCCTGACGGCGGGACTGCCCGAAGCCTGA
- a CDS encoding ABC transporter permease — MFLALRELQFARGRFALMGTVLALISVLVVLLSGLSSGLVNDGVSGLKSMPVTAFAFDEGTMKDNAFSRSVIEEDQLQPWKDAKGVDAAEPMGVSIVNSTTNDGKQVDLTLFGVETDGFLAPKTSQGEGLGPVNGIVVSDTLKDEGVEIGTVMTLDRIDTELTVVGFTEGQATFGHVDVAYLPLSTWQLIASNTAQPGAPTEATVAAADYSLFSTIAVQAKDGADIDLAAADKAAGTTSMTLTESFNASPGYQAETMTLSMIQVFLYVICALVVGAFFTVWTIQRAGDLAVLRAMGASSRFLLRDSLAQATIVLLVFTGIGVAAGVALGAAMPAAMPFELEAGPIAVASLLTIGLGLLGAGVSVLRITRIDPLAALGGRR, encoded by the coding sequence ATGTTCCTAGCCTTGCGCGAGTTGCAGTTCGCTCGTGGCCGATTCGCCCTGATGGGCACGGTGCTCGCATTGATCTCCGTGCTGGTCGTGTTGCTGTCCGGTTTGTCCTCCGGACTCGTCAACGACGGTGTCTCCGGCCTCAAGTCCATGCCCGTCACTGCCTTCGCCTTCGATGAGGGCACGATGAAGGACAACGCCTTCAGCCGCTCGGTCATCGAGGAGGACCAGCTGCAGCCGTGGAAGGACGCCAAGGGCGTCGACGCGGCCGAGCCGATGGGCGTGAGCATCGTCAACAGCACGACGAACGACGGCAAGCAGGTCGACCTGACGCTCTTCGGCGTCGAGACCGACGGCTTCCTGGCTCCGAAGACCTCGCAGGGCGAGGGCCTCGGCCCGGTGAACGGCATCGTCGTCTCCGACACGCTGAAGGACGAGGGTGTCGAGATCGGCACCGTCATGACGCTGGACCGGATCGACACCGAGCTCACGGTGGTGGGCTTCACCGAGGGTCAGGCGACCTTCGGTCACGTCGACGTCGCCTACCTGCCGCTCTCGACGTGGCAGCTCATCGCGTCGAACACGGCGCAGCCGGGTGCTCCCACCGAGGCCACCGTCGCCGCCGCCGACTACAGCCTGTTCAGCACCATCGCGGTGCAGGCGAAGGACGGCGCGGACATCGATCTCGCCGCCGCCGACAAGGCTGCCGGCACCACGAGCATGACTCTCACCGAGTCGTTCAACGCGTCGCCGGGCTACCAGGCCGAGACGATGACCCTGAGCATGATCCAGGTCTTCCTCTACGTGATCTGCGCGCTCGTCGTGGGCGCCTTCTTCACGGTGTGGACGATCCAGCGGGCCGGTGACCTGGCCGTGCTGCGTGCCATGGGCGCGTCCAGCCGCTTCCTGCTGCGCGACAGCCTCGCGCAGGCCACGATCGTCCTGCTGGTCTTCACCGGCATCGGCGTGGCTGCCGGTGTGGCGCTGGGCGCTGCGATGCCCGCTGCGATGCCGTTCGAACTCGAGGCCGGCCCGATCGCGGTCGCCTCGCTCCTGACCATCGGTCTGGGTCTGCTGGGCGCCGGCGTCTCGGTGCTGCGCATCACCCGGATCGATCCCCTCGCCGCGCTGGGAGGCCGTCGATGA
- a CDS encoding ABC transporter ATP-binding protein, translating to MNTTTTPALEIVDATLELGDGDSRVRALDSVSLTVQEGEFVAIVGPSGSGKSSLLAVAGALSNPDSGSVKVHGTDLSTLSKGAAAKFRMKNIGFVFQSGNLLPALTAADQLKLAGRMAGNRKVDPEPVLESVGMAHRAKHRPGHLSGGERQRVGIARALVNDPTLLLVDEPTAALDRRRSHEVVQLLADKARDENVAVVMVTHDHDILEHCDRVLEMIDGRLEPLVGWARAASTMDTASQ from the coding sequence ATGAACACCACCACCACACCCGCCCTGGAGATCGTCGACGCGACGCTCGAGCTGGGCGACGGTGACTCGCGGGTCCGCGCCCTGGACTCCGTGTCCCTGACCGTCCAGGAAGGCGAGTTCGTCGCCATCGTGGGTCCCTCGGGCTCGGGCAAGTCGTCGCTGCTGGCCGTGGCGGGCGCGCTGTCGAACCCCGACTCGGGCAGCGTCAAGGTCCACGGGACGGATCTGAGCACGTTGTCGAAGGGCGCCGCTGCGAAGTTCCGGATGAAGAACATCGGCTTCGTCTTCCAGTCCGGCAACCTGCTGCCCGCGCTGACTGCGGCCGACCAGTTGAAGCTGGCCGGGCGCATGGCCGGCAACCGCAAGGTCGACCCGGAGCCCGTGCTGGAGTCGGTGGGCATGGCCCACCGTGCGAAGCACCGTCCCGGCCACCTCTCCGGTGGCGAGCGCCAGCGCGTCGGCATCGCCCGCGCCCTGGTGAACGATCCCACCCTGCTGCTGGTCGACGAGCCCACCGCGGCGCTGGACCGGCGTCGCAGTCACGAGGTCGTGCAGCTGCTGGCCGACAAGGCGCGCGACGAGAACGTCGCCGTCGTCATGGTCACGCACGACCACGACATCCTCGAGCACTGCGACCGCGTGCTGGAGATGATCGACGGGCGACTCGAGCCGCTGGTCGGCTGGGCGCGGGCTGCCAGCACCATGGACACCGCATCGCAGTGA
- a CDS encoding GNAT family N-acetyltransferase, with amino-acid sequence MTIDVRPAAEFDDVRTMVGPKRPDAESCWCLSYRVPGAVNRELRGPARGEYVRALMAQGPPGVLAYDGDEVVGWAGIHPRSDTSFATARKIPHVDDLDVWSLWCVRVRPGHRKQGITGRLIAGAVEYARDQGAPAVEAYPVDNQGAKVDLTMAYVGTRVMFERAGFEKAADTDSVLSGFPRVLMRLRLS; translated from the coding sequence ATGACCATCGACGTGCGCCCCGCCGCCGAGTTCGACGACGTGCGCACCATGGTCGGGCCCAAGCGGCCCGACGCGGAGTCCTGCTGGTGCCTCAGCTATCGCGTGCCGGGCGCCGTGAACCGCGAGCTGCGCGGTCCGGCCCGCGGTGAGTACGTCCGCGCGCTGATGGCGCAGGGCCCGCCCGGGGTGCTGGCGTACGACGGCGACGAGGTCGTCGGCTGGGCCGGGATCCATCCCCGCTCCGACACGTCCTTTGCGACGGCCCGCAAGATCCCCCACGTCGACGACCTGGACGTGTGGAGCCTGTGGTGCGTGCGCGTGCGGCCCGGCCACCGCAAGCAGGGCATCACCGGCCGGCTGATCGCAGGAGCGGTCGAGTACGCCCGCGACCAGGGCGCCCCGGCCGTCGAGGCCTATCCGGTGGACAACCAGGGCGCCAAGGTCGACCTGACCATGGCCTACGTCGGCACGCGCGTGATGTTCGAGCGCGCCGGGTTCGAGAAAGCCGCTGACACCGATTCGGTGCTCAGCGGCTTCCCTCGTGTACTGATGCGGCTCAGGCTGTCCTGA
- a CDS encoding HNH endonuclease signature motif containing protein gives MTSPAADAFVEVRRDRARAEFAEWNLVIGFREREIRRIDSTDDAPISKELARRAIALDIAQQLRITENAVWRIIVQGEEVRDRTPAVWAAFREGVLDARRIGLIADVVAKLHTPRALEAVDQNAAAYGAEHTPGELRGWLKRLRARLEPEQVEDESAHAMERRHVEISHNDDGTSWLSALLPTGVAVAVGNRLRAAAKALPSVNPDTGERDRRTRDQKQADLVAHWLTCSEGTSTDIRAEIAITIDATDLIGLTHGGGFTRGGREPVPAAWARELAASEHALFRRLVLDPLGNVMDTTKLGYQPAGSLREALRWRDGTCRVAGCQADIRDTDLDHELAYDRGGTTCADNLRSLCRKHHNMKSHDHLDRRSLAPPVRLVESYVVGAPVIYRPVPTESRISS, from the coding sequence ATGACCTCGCCCGCCGCCGACGCCTTCGTCGAGGTACGGCGCGACCGGGCCCGGGCGGAGTTCGCCGAGTGGAACCTCGTGATCGGCTTTCGCGAACGCGAGATCCGGCGCATCGACTCCACCGATGACGCTCCGATCAGCAAGGAGCTGGCGCGGCGAGCCATCGCGCTCGACATCGCGCAGCAGCTGCGGATCACCGAGAACGCGGTCTGGCGGATCATCGTGCAGGGCGAGGAGGTCCGCGACCGCACGCCGGCCGTCTGGGCCGCGTTCCGCGAGGGCGTGCTCGACGCCCGTCGCATCGGCCTGATCGCCGACGTGGTGGCCAAGCTGCACACGCCCCGGGCGCTCGAGGCCGTCGACCAGAACGCGGCCGCGTACGGCGCCGAGCACACCCCGGGCGAGCTGCGCGGCTGGCTCAAGCGACTGCGAGCGCGCCTCGAGCCCGAGCAGGTCGAGGACGAGTCCGCGCACGCCATGGAGCGGCGACACGTCGAGATCTCGCACAACGACGACGGCACCTCGTGGCTGAGCGCGCTGCTGCCCACCGGCGTCGCCGTCGCCGTCGGCAACCGCCTGCGCGCCGCCGCGAAGGCGCTCCCCTCGGTCAATCCCGACACCGGCGAGCGTGACCGCCGCACCCGCGACCAGAAGCAGGCCGACCTCGTCGCGCACTGGCTCACCTGCAGCGAGGGCACGTCCACCGACATCCGCGCCGAGATCGCCATCACGATCGACGCCACCGACCTGATCGGACTCACGCACGGCGGCGGCTTCACCCGTGGCGGCCGCGAGCCCGTCCCCGCTGCCTGGGCGCGCGAGCTGGCCGCCAGCGAGCACGCGTTGTTCCGCCGGCTGGTGCTCGATCCGCTCGGCAACGTCATGGACACGACGAAGCTCGGCTACCAGCCCGCCGGATCCCTGCGCGAGGCACTGCGCTGGCGCGACGGCACCTGCCGAGTCGCCGGATGCCAGGCCGACATTCGGGACACCGACCTCGACCACGAGCTGGCATACGACCGCGGCGGCACGACCTGCGCCGACAACCTGCGATCCCTGTGCAGGAAGCACCACAACATGAAGTCCCACGACCACCTCGACCGGCGCAGTCTCGCGCCGCCGGTCCGACTCGTCGAGTCGTACGTCGTCGGGGCGCCCGTGATCTACCGCCCCGTTCCCACCGAATCTAGGATCTCCTCATGA
- a CDS encoding MFS transporter codes for MGWPSQRRTVGTLALVQVVGGIGNGAGLAVGGLLIEDVTGSAGWAGMAVVATTLGAALFTVPLSNFAVHRGRRPALTAGWWGGSLGAVAVVGGAAWESLPLLLLGFLLFGASTAANLQSRFAAADRAEPAEVGRSIALVVWATTIGSVAGPNLTGPGATVARALGIPELAGPQVFSGVAFAAAGLLTWLMLRPDPLERRSASAPAPPRIAAALPHVRGATAVAITAVALSHAIMVSVMALTPVHMSGHGAELSVIGLTISLHIAGMFALSPLFGWTTDRWGAVPTIVAGQIVLVLACAIAGTAGHSNVQITAGLILLGVGWSMSVIAGAALLTRSVDPAVRPLVQGFSDLTMNLAGAAGGLLAGLVVAVWNYGTLTGVAGVLTLPVIAAIVLASQRKREHLT; via the coding sequence GTGGGCTGGCCCTCCCAGCGGCGGACGGTCGGCACCCTCGCGCTGGTCCAGGTGGTCGGCGGTATCGGCAACGGCGCCGGCCTGGCGGTCGGCGGTCTGCTCATCGAGGACGTCACCGGCTCGGCCGGCTGGGCGGGCATGGCGGTCGTCGCGACGACCTTGGGCGCTGCCCTGTTCACCGTCCCGCTGTCGAACTTCGCCGTGCACCGCGGCCGCCGGCCCGCGCTGACCGCGGGATGGTGGGGTGGCTCCCTCGGCGCCGTCGCCGTGGTCGGCGGCGCGGCCTGGGAGTCCCTGCCACTGCTGTTGCTGGGCTTCCTGCTGTTCGGCGCCAGCACTGCCGCCAACCTGCAGTCGCGGTTCGCCGCGGCCGACCGTGCGGAGCCCGCCGAGGTGGGCCGCTCGATCGCGCTCGTCGTGTGGGCCACCACGATCGGATCGGTCGCCGGGCCCAACCTGACCGGACCCGGCGCCACCGTGGCGCGTGCCCTCGGCATCCCCGAGCTGGCCGGGCCCCAGGTGTTCTCGGGGGTGGCCTTCGCGGCCGCCGGACTCCTGACTTGGCTGATGCTGCGCCCCGACCCGCTCGAGCGCCGCTCGGCGTCCGCGCCCGCGCCGCCGCGGATCGCCGCCGCGCTCCCCCACGTCCGGGGCGCCACCGCCGTGGCCATCACCGCCGTCGCGCTCTCGCACGCGATCATGGTGTCCGTCATGGCCCTGACGCCGGTCCACATGTCCGGCCACGGCGCCGAGCTCTCGGTCATCGGCCTCACGATCAGCCTGCACATCGCGGGCATGTTCGCGCTCTCGCCGCTCTTCGGCTGGACCACCGACCGGTGGGGCGCCGTGCCCACCATCGTGGCCGGCCAGATCGTGCTCGTGCTGGCCTGCGCCATCGCCGGCACGGCGGGGCACTCGAACGTCCAGATCACGGCGGGCCTGATCCTGCTCGGCGTCGGCTGGTCGATGTCCGTCATCGCCGGCGCCGCCCTGCTCACCCGCAGCGTCGATCCCGCCGTGCGCCCGCTCGTCCAGGGCTTCAGCGACCTGACGATGAACCTGGCCGGTGCGGCCGGCGGACTGCTGGCCGGGCTCGTGGTGGCGGTGTGGAACTACGGCACCCTGACGGGCGTCGCGGGCGTCCTGACGCTGCCGGTCATCGCCGCGATCGTCCTGGCGTCCCAACGAAAGCGCGAGCATCTCACGTAG
- a CDS encoding M13 family metallopeptidase, which yields MSNGLDPTTFDSQTRVQDDLFRYVNGPWLREAPIKPDRATAGGFIDLVDEAEELVRTIVERCAAEPQDDEERKIGDLFTSFMDTERIEQLGAAPLTDDLARIDAVTSIPELVRAIGALERSGVDSIAGLYIAPDRGRPDRYVTHVVQSGIGLPDESYYREDQFAEIREAYRAHIATMLSLAGFDEADQRADRALDIETRIASHHWDRVACRDAQKTYNLMTLDQLDALTPAFDWRAWADEAGIAHEVLAEAVVSQPSYLEGVQTLLTDDLLPGWLDWLRWQLVHGAAPFLSDDFVAANFEFYGKTLQGTDELRPRWKRGIGFVEGSMGEAVGKIYVRTEYPAEAKSRMEELIANLLEAYRISIRKLPWMSDETKQRALDKLDSFTPKIGHPEKFKDYSALETDPGDLVGNTRRAQSVAMDRELAKIGKPIDRDEWYMTPQTVNAYYNPTMNEIVFPAAILQPPFFDAQADDAVNYGAIGSVIGHEIGHGFDDQGSQYDGTGALSNWWTDDDRAAFDALAAKIIAQYDDLSPANADGQTVNGALTIGENIGDLGGLGIAYLAFKLAQQDKPAEPIDGFTPDQRFFLSWARAWQGKSRPAETLRRLTVDPHSPPEFRCNQVVRNIEAFYDAFDVTPDDALWLDPAERVTIWA from the coding sequence GTGAGCAATGGCCTCGATCCCACGACCTTCGACTCCCAGACCCGTGTCCAGGACGACCTCTTTCGTTATGTGAACGGGCCGTGGCTGCGCGAGGCGCCCATCAAGCCCGACCGCGCGACGGCAGGCGGGTTCATCGACCTGGTCGACGAGGCCGAAGAGCTGGTCCGCACGATCGTCGAGCGCTGTGCCGCGGAGCCCCAGGACGACGAGGAGCGCAAGATCGGCGACCTCTTCACCAGCTTCATGGACACCGAGCGCATCGAGCAGCTCGGCGCCGCTCCCCTGACCGATGACCTGGCCAGGATCGACGCGGTCACCTCGATCCCCGAGCTGGTCCGCGCGATCGGCGCCCTGGAGCGCTCCGGCGTCGACAGCATCGCCGGCCTCTACATCGCCCCCGACCGCGGCCGCCCGGACCGGTACGTCACGCACGTCGTCCAGTCCGGGATCGGCCTGCCGGACGAGTCCTACTACCGCGAGGACCAGTTCGCCGAGATCCGTGAGGCCTACCGGGCGCACATCGCCACCATGCTGAGCCTGGCCGGGTTCGACGAGGCCGACCAGCGCGCCGATCGCGCGCTCGACATCGAGACGCGGATCGCCTCGCACCACTGGGACCGGGTCGCCTGCCGCGACGCCCAGAAGACCTACAACCTGATGACGCTCGACCAGCTCGACGCGCTCACCCCCGCCTTCGACTGGCGCGCCTGGGCCGACGAGGCCGGCATCGCCCACGAGGTGCTGGCCGAGGCCGTCGTCTCCCAGCCCTCCTACCTCGAGGGGGTCCAGACGCTGCTCACCGACGACCTGCTGCCGGGCTGGCTCGACTGGCTGCGCTGGCAGCTCGTCCACGGTGCCGCTCCGTTCCTCTCCGACGACTTCGTCGCGGCGAACTTCGAGTTCTACGGCAAGACCCTGCAGGGCACCGACGAGCTGCGCCCCCGCTGGAAGCGCGGCATCGGATTCGTCGAGGGCTCGATGGGCGAGGCCGTCGGCAAGATCTACGTCCGCACCGAGTACCCGGCCGAGGCCAAGTCCCGCATGGAGGAGCTCATCGCGAACCTCCTCGAGGCCTACCGGATCAGCATCCGCAAGCTGCCGTGGATGAGCGACGAGACCAAGCAGCGTGCGCTGGACAAGCTCGACTCGTTCACGCCCAAGATCGGCCACCCCGAGAAGTTCAAGGACTACTCCGCGCTCGAGACCGACCCGGGCGACCTGGTGGGCAACACCCGCCGCGCCCAGTCGGTGGCGATGGACCGCGAGCTGGCCAAGATCGGCAAGCCGATCGACCGCGACGAGTGGTACATGACGCCGCAGACGGTCAACGCCTACTACAACCCGACGATGAACGAGATCGTCTTCCCCGCCGCGATCCTGCAGCCCCCGTTCTTCGACGCGCAGGCCGACGACGCCGTGAACTACGGCGCGATCGGCTCGGTCATCGGCCACGAGATCGGCCACGGCTTCGACGACCAGGGCTCGCAGTACGACGGCACGGGCGCCCTGAGCAACTGGTGGACCGACGACGACCGCGCCGCGTTCGACGCCCTCGCGGCCAAGATCATCGCGCAGTACGACGACCTCAGCCCGGCCAACGCCGACGGCCAGACGGTCAACGGCGCGCTCACGATCGGCGAGAACATCGGCGACCTCGGCGGACTCGGCATCGCGTACCTGGCCTTCAAGCTGGCGCAGCAGGACAAGCCCGCCGAGCCGATCGACGGGTTCACCCCCGACCAGCGCTTCTTCCTGTCCTGGGCTCGCGCCTGGCAGGGCAAGTCTCGTCCCGCCGAGACGCTGCGCCGGCTGACCGTCGACCCGCACTCGCCGCCGGAGTTCCGCTGCAACCAGGTCGTGCGCAACATCGAGGCGTTCTACGACGCCTTCGACGTGACCCCGGACGACGCCCTGTGGCTCGACCCGGCTGAGCGCGTCACCATCTGGGCCTGA
- a CDS encoding siderophore-interacting protein has product MANRIDVEMTVLRTEELAPRMRRVVLGGPAFDEYLDAHLPATDTYVKLVFASNDGQGDVQRTYTVRWVDAEARELAIDFVTHGTEGFAGPWATSAKPGESLRFRGPGGAYRPDPTADHHLFIGDESALPAIGASVAVLEPGAAATAFIEVDGPEHEIDLPTAGDLTIHWLHRDGDAPGSTRLLDEAVRAWEFPQGRVQAFVHGESALLKSVRPYLLDGRVDRKDISVSAYWRCGETEEGFRAWKKQQQDAVIRPGGPR; this is encoded by the coding sequence GTGGCGAACCGGATCGACGTGGAAATGACCGTTCTCCGTACGGAGGAACTGGCTCCGCGGATGCGGCGGGTGGTTCTGGGTGGACCGGCATTCGACGAATACCTCGACGCCCACCTGCCCGCGACGGACACCTACGTCAAGCTCGTCTTTGCCTCGAATGACGGGCAAGGAGACGTGCAACGGACGTACACGGTGCGGTGGGTGGACGCCGAGGCGCGCGAGCTGGCGATCGACTTCGTGACGCACGGGACCGAAGGGTTTGCAGGCCCGTGGGCGACCTCCGCAAAACCGGGAGAAAGTCTCCGTTTCCGTGGCCCGGGCGGCGCGTACCGGCCCGATCCGACGGCGGACCACCACCTTTTCATCGGTGACGAATCGGCCCTCCCGGCGATCGGCGCGTCCGTGGCCGTGCTCGAGCCCGGCGCGGCCGCCACCGCCTTCATCGAGGTCGACGGACCCGAGCACGAGATCGACCTGCCGACCGCGGGCGACCTGACCATCCACTGGCTGCATCGGGATGGAGATGCGCCCGGCTCGACCCGGTTGCTCGACGAGGCGGTGCGGGCGTGGGAGTTCCCGCAGGGTCGCGTGCAGGCGTTCGTGCACGGCGAGTCGGCGTTGCTGAAGTCGGTGCGGCCGTACCTGCTGGACGGACGGGTCGACCGCAAGGACATCTCGGTCTCGGCGTACTGGCGCTGTGGCGAGACGGAGGAGGGCTTCCGGGCCTGGAAGAAGCAGCAGCAGGATGCCGTCATCCGCCCCGGCGGTCCCCGGTAA